In a single window of the Desulfovibrio aminophilus DSM 12254 genome:
- the mreC gene encoding rod shape-determining protein MreC, with translation MKLKSIAVIVLTGLFVYLSLYTWNLRTGHLDRLAENTGLDAARLVLKPGTWVADQAVSFWRRYIHLIGLREENDRLRAEVGRLLMDNNSLREQARAGARMEALLGFTPAPEWVAEGARVIAHRLGPNALLETLVLDRGTLQGAGPDQPAITPQGVVGRILRAGLASSTVLLLHDVNSRIAVIGQNHRSAGVLAGRGPGREMELKYVNLNAPIEPGELLVTSGLSDSFPKGLPVARVLKVERSDLSLFLDITAEPLMDFEALEEVLVLRRRDAPAVGGES, from the coding sequence GTGAAGCTCAAGAGCATCGCAGTCATCGTCCTCACGGGCCTGTTCGTCTACCTGAGCCTGTACACCTGGAACCTCCGGACCGGGCACCTGGACCGACTCGCCGAAAACACCGGCCTGGACGCCGCGCGACTCGTGCTCAAACCGGGCACGTGGGTGGCGGACCAGGCCGTGTCGTTCTGGCGACGCTACATCCACCTCATCGGCCTGCGCGAAGAGAACGACCGCCTGCGCGCCGAGGTGGGCCGCCTGCTCATGGACAACAACTCCCTGCGCGAACAGGCCCGGGCCGGCGCGCGCATGGAGGCCCTCCTGGGCTTCACCCCCGCGCCGGAGTGGGTGGCCGAGGGAGCCCGGGTCATCGCCCACAGGCTGGGGCCCAACGCCCTGCTGGAAACCCTGGTCCTGGACCGGGGCACGCTCCAGGGCGCGGGGCCGGACCAGCCCGCGATCACCCCCCAGGGCGTGGTGGGCCGCATCCTGCGCGCGGGCCTGGCCTCCTCCACGGTCCTGCTCCTGCACGACGTGAACAGCCGCATCGCGGTCATCGGCCAGAACCACCGCTCCGCCGGAGTGCTGGCCGGACGCGGGCCGGGCCGGGAGATGGAGCTGAAATACGTGAATCTGAACGCGCCCATCGAGCCCGGGGAACTGCTGGTGACCTCCGGACTCTCCGACTCCTTCCCCAAGGGCCTGCCCGTGGCCCGGGTGCTCAAGGTGGAGCGCTCCGACCTGTCGCTGTTCCTGGACATCACGGCCGAGCCGCTCATGGACTTCGAGGCCCTGGAAGAAGTTCTGGTCCTGCGGCGGCGGGACGCCCCGGCCGTCGGCGGGGAGAGCTGA
- a CDS encoding rod shape-determining protein, with product MGKLLNKVLGAFSTDLAIDLGTANTLVYVKGKGVLLSEPSVVAVKKDSRGGKTVLAVGAEAKRMLGRTPGNIVAIRPMKDGVIADFEVTEAMLRHFISKVHNSRRLVRPRIMICVPTGITQVEKRAVKESAQSAGAREVYLIEEPMAAAIGANLPITEPTSNMVVDIGGGTTEIAVISLSGIVYAKSVRIGGDKMDEAIMQHVKRKYNMLIGESTAEEIKMTIGTAYPVDGISEMEVKGRDLVTGIPQNRIITAEEVREAISEQVEGIVQGVRIALEQTPPELAADIVDRGIVLTGGGALLRGLDALLQHETQLPITVVDDPLTAVVKGSGKALEHIDLYKDICAD from the coding sequence ATGGGCAAACTGCTGAACAAAGTTCTCGGGGCCTTCTCCACGGACCTGGCCATCGACCTGGGCACCGCCAACACCCTGGTTTACGTCAAGGGCAAGGGCGTGCTCCTCTCCGAACCGTCGGTGGTGGCGGTCAAAAAGGACTCGCGCGGCGGCAAGACCGTGCTGGCCGTGGGCGCGGAGGCCAAGCGCATGCTCGGCCGCACCCCGGGCAACATCGTGGCCATCCGCCCCATGAAGGACGGCGTCATCGCCGACTTCGAGGTCACCGAGGCCATGCTCCGCCACTTCATCTCCAAGGTCCACAACTCCCGGCGGCTCGTGCGGCCCCGGATCATGATCTGCGTGCCCACGGGCATCACCCAGGTGGAAAAGCGCGCGGTCAAGGAGTCGGCCCAGAGCGCCGGGGCCCGCGAGGTCTACCTCATCGAGGAGCCGATGGCCGCGGCCATCGGCGCCAACCTGCCGATCACCGAGCCGACCTCGAACATGGTCGTGGACATCGGCGGCGGCACCACCGAAATCGCGGTCATCTCGCTCTCAGGCATCGTCTACGCCAAAAGCGTGCGCATCGGCGGCGACAAGATGGACGAAGCCATCATGCAGCACGTCAAACGCAAGTACAACATGCTCATCGGCGAATCCACGGCCGAGGAGATCAAGATGACCATCGGCACGGCCTACCCCGTGGACGGGATCTCCGAGATGGAGGTCAAGGGACGCGACCTGGTCACCGGCATCCCGCAGAACCGCATCATCACCGCCGAGGAGGTCCGCGAGGCCATCTCCGAGCAGGTGGAGGGCATCGTCCAGGGCGTGCGCATCGCCTTGGAGCAGACCCCGCCGGAATTGGCGGCGGACATCGTGGACCGGGGCATCGTGCTCACCGGCGGCGGCGCGCTGCTGCGCGGCCTGGACGCCCTGCTCCAGCACGAGACGCAGTTGCCCATCACGGTGGTCGACGACCCGCTCACGGCCGTGGTCAAGGGGTCGGGCAAGGCCCTGGAGCACATAGACCTCTATAAGGACATCTGCGCAGACTGA